Proteins encoded within one genomic window of Methanosarcina barkeri str. Wiesmoor:
- a CDS encoding IS4-like element ISMba6 family transposase, whose protein sequence is MSPCPPPTLEDSLREIFPEEWLRQTAKETGLIVRERKIDPVIIFWVLTLSFGVRLQRTLASLKREYETESQKTISDSSWYYRFTPELVEFLHQCVIHGMEELAKEPGRKLSKKLETFQDVVIQDITIVRLHSSLADRFPAARSRTVAAGVKVGVMVSAIANGPRTIALYSEKTAEIKTLKIGTWIKDHILLVDLGFYKTQMFARVEENGGYFVSRIRKNMDPILVSIEEGLSKTKSKEFAGKPVSECIKQLSGKDIDAVVKIEFKRREYKGKQKQDEMIVRLVAVYNDEDEKYHIYITNIHKDILNAKDIANLYGARWDIELLFKELKSKYSLDVLETKNVQVIEALIWTAILTLIVSRRIYSLVRKSTTHPEKMARYTQLRWSTIFAENASDLLTVILHRCGIQRTFETIMSVYESQALDPHVNRERFRDEWFE, encoded by the coding sequence ATGTCTCCTTGTCCCCCACCTACTCTTGAAGACTCTCTTCGGGAAATATTTCCCGAAGAGTGGTTAAGGCAAACTGCCAAAGAAACTGGTCTTATAGTACGTGAACGTAAAATTGACCCTGTCATTATCTTTTGGGTTTTAACTCTCAGTTTTGGTGTACGCTTGCAGCGTACACTTGCCAGTTTAAAACGAGAATATGAAACTGAGTCACAAAAAACCATAAGTGATAGCAGCTGGTACTATCGTTTTACTCCAGAACTTGTTGAGTTTCTTCACCAGTGTGTAATTCATGGCATGGAAGAGCTTGCAAAAGAACCTGGTAGGAAACTTAGCAAGAAACTCGAAACCTTCCAAGATGTTGTCATTCAGGACATCACAATTGTTCGTCTCCATTCCTCGTTAGCAGACAGGTTTCCTGCAGCAAGATCAAGAACAGTAGCTGCAGGAGTAAAAGTTGGAGTTATGGTAAGTGCAATTGCTAACGGACCTAGAACCATTGCTCTGTACTCTGAAAAAACAGCTGAAATAAAGACATTAAAAATAGGTACCTGGATCAAAGACCATATTCTCCTTGTTGATCTTGGTTTCTACAAAACTCAAATGTTTGCAAGAGTTGAAGAAAATGGGGGATATTTTGTCTCAAGGATTAGGAAGAATATGGACCCTATTCTTGTTTCTATTGAAGAGGGACTTTCTAAGACAAAAAGCAAAGAGTTCGCTGGAAAACCTGTTAGTGAATGTATTAAGCAACTTTCTGGAAAAGATATTGATGCAGTTGTAAAAATAGAATTCAAAAGAAGAGAGTATAAAGGCAAGCAAAAACAGGACGAGATGATTGTACGTCTTGTTGCCGTATATAACGATGAGGATGAAAAATACCACATTTACATCACAAATATTCATAAAGATATTTTGAATGCAAAAGACATTGCAAACTTATATGGGGCAAGATGGGACATAGAACTGTTGTTTAAGGAATTGAAAAGCAAATACTCGCTGGACGTTCTTGAAACAAAGAATGTGCAGGTAATTGAAGCTCTAATCTGGACAGCAATATTGACACTAATCGTTAGCAGAAGAATCTATTCTCTTGTCAGAAAATCAACAACTCATCCTGAAAAAATGGCTAGATATACGCAGTTACGTTGGAGTACAATATTTGCAGAGAATGCATCAGATTTATTGACAGTAATTCTGCATAGATGTGGAATTCAAAGAACTTTTGAAACGATAATGAGCGTATATGAAAGTCAAGCATTAGATCCTCATGTAAACAGAGAAAGGTTTAGAGATGAATGGTTTGAGTAA
- a CDS encoding GNAT family N-acetyltransferase: MNLKTQYDCLNIDWNRVSEILKEVNMASFEGDVHKKCFENSHTVIFVFDNEKLIGFGRAISDGVYQAAIYDVAVMPEYQGKKVGSLIVEHILNSIPQCNFILYASPGKEPFYEKLNFKKMKTGMALFRDPEMMQKIGFTE, from the coding sequence ATGAACCTGAAAACTCAATATGATTGTTTAAACATTGACTGGAATCGTGTATCTGAAATATTAAAAGAAGTTAATATGGCATCTTTTGAAGGAGATGTGCATAAGAAGTGCTTTGAAAATAGCCATACTGTTATATTTGTTTTTGATAACGAGAAACTAATTGGTTTTGGGCGTGCAATTTCAGATGGAGTATATCAAGCTGCAATTTATGATGTAGCAGTAATGCCTGAGTATCAGGGTAAAAAGGTAGGCAGTCTAATTGTTGAACACATTTTGAACTCAATTCCGCAATGTAATTTTATATTATACGCTTCACCTGGAAAAGAACCGTTTTATGAGAAACTAAACTTTAAAAAAATGAAAACAGGAATGGCTTTATTTCGAGATCCAGAAATGATGCAGAAGATAGGTTTTACTGAATAA
- a CDS encoding PadR family transcriptional regulator yields the protein MEESIDNNNKMCTEIRRAFLKYIVLKIIKEKPTHGYDIIKTVELRSNGRWIPSAGSIYPILEKLESKGFIQSEGIERRKVYTITPKGVKGLDRMTQEKLELLNEMSRIVNNVIEGNDNSDAEGKIGNAHDVRQKSETAHDCDFQNQEDEKEKNRR from the coding sequence ATGGAAGAAAGCATCGATAATAATAATAAAATGTGTACAGAAATCAGGCGGGCTTTTCTCAAGTATATCGTACTGAAAATTATTAAAGAGAAACCTACTCATGGTTATGACATCATCAAAACGGTCGAGCTCCGCTCAAACGGGCGCTGGATTCCAAGTGCAGGCTCTATTTACCCAATCCTGGAAAAACTTGAGTCAAAAGGTTTCATCCAGAGCGAGGGGATCGAACGCAGGAAAGTATACACGATCACCCCCAAGGGAGTAAAAGGACTGGACCGCATGACACAGGAAAAACTGGAACTCCTGAACGAAATGTCCCGGATCGTTAACAATGTGATTGAAGGTAACGATAACAGTGATGCCGAAGGGAAGATCGGCAATGCCCATGATGTTAGACAGAAATCTGAGACGGCGCACGACTGTGATTTCCAGAATCAAGAAGACGAAAAAGAGAAAAACAGAAGGTAA